One part of the Desulfonema ishimotonii genome encodes these proteins:
- a CDS encoding efflux RND transporter permease subunit, with protein MFSRFFIYRPIFATVISIVIVITGLVTLGALPVEQYPDISPPTVQVSAFYPGANASVLAETVAAPIEQEVNGVEGMLYMSSTCANDGSYALTVTFEVGTDMDMASVLVQNRVATAEPKLPEEVKRTGVTTKKKSTSIVLMIALTSPDDTYDDLYLSNFATLRLRDEMARIKGVGDVFTFGVGDYSMRIWLDPNKLKARRITTNDVIQAIREQNVQVAAGQIGQPPVPAGQDFQYVINTLGRLEDIEQFENIIVKTTDGNRITRVRDVATVELGAKTYGMAGLLNGKPTALLGIYQLPGANAIELAENIRAKMAELKQAFPQGLEYEIPFDTTQFVQASIDEVMETLFIAVFLVFITIFVFLQDWRASLVPGVAIPVSLIGTFAAMGALGFSLNMLTLFGIVLAIGIVVDDAIVVVENTARNIDEFHMEAKEATVKAMEEVAGPVIATTLVLLAVFVPTAFLGGIVGQMYRQFALTISAATVFSSINALTMSPALCGMLLRPARENKNAFFRGFEWGFDKSKNGYERIVGKAIRMTLIMMVVFGGLAGASWFGFTSLPAGFLPQEDQGYAMASIQLPDAAAFERTVNVVREVEKKVREIEGVQDVISVPGYSVMDSAQASNAGVLWIVYAPFEKRKTPELSQQAIVKQVWGVLARVQEANAFAIIPPAIPGLGVGGGFQMMLQDRGAIGLAALEQMAEEMGQDANGQAALTGVYTTFRANVPQLFAEVDRVKAKSLNVLLSEIFSTLQAYLGSSYVNDFNKFGRTYQVNIQADARYRLEADAIKDLEVRNSRGEMVPLGTLVGVDEVLGPQIINRYNLYPSAAINGNAAPGYSSGQALELMEQMAGAKLPTTMGFEWTGMSFQEKAAGNPAIIFALAIIFVYLVLCAQYESWSVPLCIILSVPLGLLGTVAAVAMRSMDVNIYTQIGVVLLIALASKNAILIVEFAREKRQSGMGIIEAAGEAARLRFRPILMTSFSFVLGTFPLVVAQGAGAASRQTLGTAVFGGMVAATFLTVLFVPVFYVVIQRFSEWLRPEKSGAEAARQEEAESV; from the coding sequence ATGTTCAGCCGATTTTTTATCTATCGCCCGATCTTTGCGACGGTGATCTCCATTGTCATCGTCATCACCGGCCTTGTCACCCTCGGCGCCCTGCCCGTGGAACAGTACCCCGACATCTCGCCCCCCACGGTTCAGGTGTCCGCCTTCTATCCGGGGGCAAACGCCAGCGTTCTGGCCGAAACCGTGGCCGCTCCCATTGAACAGGAGGTCAACGGCGTGGAGGGAATGCTCTACATGTCCAGCACCTGCGCCAACGACGGCAGCTACGCCCTGACCGTCACCTTTGAGGTGGGAACCGATATGGACATGGCCTCGGTTCTTGTCCAGAACCGGGTCGCCACAGCCGAACCCAAGCTGCCGGAGGAGGTCAAGCGGACCGGTGTCACCACCAAAAAAAAATCCACCAGCATCGTCCTCATGATCGCCCTGACGTCGCCGGACGACACCTATGACGATCTCTATCTGAGCAACTTCGCCACCCTCCGGCTCCGGGACGAGATGGCCCGAATCAAAGGCGTCGGCGATGTTTTCACCTTCGGCGTCGGCGACTACAGTATGCGGATATGGCTTGATCCCAACAAGCTCAAAGCCCGGCGGATCACCACCAACGACGTCATTCAGGCCATCCGGGAACAGAATGTCCAGGTGGCCGCCGGTCAGATCGGCCAGCCGCCCGTGCCCGCGGGACAGGATTTTCAATATGTCATCAACACCCTCGGCAGACTGGAAGATATTGAACAGTTTGAAAATATCATCGTCAAGACCACCGACGGCAACCGCATCACCCGCGTCCGGGATGTGGCCACTGTGGAGCTGGGGGCAAAAACCTACGGAATGGCCGGGTTGCTGAACGGAAAGCCCACGGCGCTGCTGGGCATCTATCAGCTCCCCGGGGCCAACGCCATTGAGCTGGCCGAAAACATCCGTGCCAAAATGGCCGAACTGAAACAGGCGTTTCCCCAGGGGCTTGAATATGAAATCCCCTTTGACACCACCCAGTTTGTCCAGGCCTCCATTGACGAAGTCATGGAAACCCTGTTTATCGCCGTTTTCCTGGTCTTTATCACCATCTTCGTCTTTCTGCAGGACTGGCGGGCCAGCCTGGTGCCGGGCGTCGCCATTCCGGTCTCTCTCATCGGCACCTTTGCAGCCATGGGCGCGCTGGGCTTTTCCCTGAACATGCTGACCCTTTTCGGGATAGTGCTGGCCATCGGCATTGTGGTGGATGACGCCATTGTGGTGGTGGAAAACACCGCCCGGAACATTGATGAATTTCACATGGAGGCCAAAGAGGCCACTGTAAAGGCCATGGAAGAGGTGGCCGGTCCGGTCATCGCCACCACACTGGTGCTGCTGGCGGTTTTCGTACCCACCGCCTTTCTCGGGGGCATTGTCGGCCAGATGTACCGCCAGTTTGCCCTGACCATCTCCGCCGCCACTGTCTTCAGTTCCATCAACGCGCTGACCATGAGTCCGGCCCTCTGCGGTATGCTGCTTCGCCCGGCCAGAGAGAACAAAAACGCATTTTTCCGGGGCTTTGAATGGGGCTTTGATAAAAGCAAGAACGGCTATGAGCGGATTGTGGGCAAAGCCATCCGCATGACCCTGATTATGATGGTGGTCTTTGGCGGGCTGGCCGGTGCCTCATGGTTCGGATTCACCTCCCTGCCTGCCGGCTTTCTTCCCCAGGAAGATCAGGGGTATGCCATGGCGAGCATCCAGTTGCCGGACGCGGCCGCCTTTGAGCGGACAGTGAACGTCGTCCGGGAGGTAGAGAAAAAGGTCCGGGAGATTGAGGGGGTTCAGGATGTGATTTCCGTTCCGGGCTATTCGGTGATGGACAGCGCCCAGGCCTCCAACGCCGGGGTTCTGTGGATTGTTTACGCCCCCTTTGAGAAGCGGAAAACACCGGAGCTGAGCCAGCAGGCGATTGTGAAGCAGGTATGGGGCGTCCTCGCCCGGGTGCAGGAGGCCAACGCATTCGCGATCATCCCACCCGCCATTCCGGGGCTGGGCGTTGGCGGGGGATTCCAGATGATGCTCCAGGACCGGGGGGCTATCGGGCTGGCCGCGCTGGAGCAGATGGCCGAAGAGATGGGACAGGATGCCAACGGCCAAGCCGCCCTGACCGGCGTGTACACCACCTTCCGGGCCAACGTGCCCCAGCTCTTTGCGGAGGTGGACCGGGTCAAGGCCAAATCCCTCAATGTGCTACTGTCCGAGATCTTCAGTACCCTCCAGGCCTATCTCGGCTCATCTTATGTTAACGATTTCAATAAATTCGGACGAACATACCAGGTCAACATCCAGGCCGACGCCCGATACCGTCTTGAGGCCGATGCCATCAAAGATCTGGAGGTGCGGAACAGCCGGGGCGAGATGGTCCCCCTCGGCACCCTGGTCGGAGTGGATGAGGTGCTGGGTCCCCAGATCATCAACCGGTACAATCTCTATCCGTCCGCGGCCATCAACGGCAACGCCGCACCGGGATACAGTTCGGGGCAGGCTCTGGAACTGATGGAGCAGATGGCCGGAGCCAAGCTGCCCACCACAATGGGATTTGAGTGGACCGGCATGTCGTTCCAGGAAAAGGCGGCCGGCAACCCGGCCATCATCTTTGCCCTGGCCATCATTTTCGTCTACCTGGTGCTCTGCGCCCAGTACGAAAGCTGGTCCGTTCCCCTCTGCATCATCCTCTCGGTGCCCCTGGGGCTTCTGGGAACAGTGGCGGCTGTGGCGATGCGGTCAATGGATGTCAACATCTACACCCAGATCGGTGTCGTGCTGCTCATCGCCCTGGCGTCCAAGAACGCCATTCTCATAGTGGAATTTGCCCGTGAGAAACGGCAGTCGGGCATGGGAATCATCGAGGCTGCGGGCGAGGCGGCCCGGCTCCGGTTCCGCCCCATCCTGATGACCTCATTCTCCTTCGTACTCGGCACCTTTCCCCTGGTGGTGGCCCAGGGCGCAGGGGCGGCCAGCCGTCAGACGCTGGGAACGGCGGTTTTCGGGGGAATGGTGGCGGCCACCTTCCTGACGGTGCTGTTCGTGCCGGTCTTTTATGTGGTCATCCAGAGGTTCAGCGAATGGCTCAGGCCGGAGAAATCCGGGGCGGAGGCCGCCAGACAGGAGGAGGCGGAAAGCGTCTGA
- a CDS encoding efflux RND transporter periplasmic adaptor subunit, with protein MTRKTPNLSFFPLPHPLIVCFGIFLLILAGCNPQKNTYAPPPPPEVTVSTPVKKAVTRYMEFTGTTEAVESVEIRARVEGYLESINFTPSTKISKGDLLFVIDPRPYQAKLDQAKADLAIRHANLKLADATLKRLEQAYKTRAVSQIEVLEAQAKRDTAKAGIQAAEAAVESAELDLAYTRIHAPISGRIGRNLVDVGNLVGAAGDKTLLATIVNDDPVYAYFYVNERLLLEAEEAERKQRKDDHKRGKVPAFLGLAHEDGFPHEGQLDYIDNRVDPDTGTVQTRGVFPNPERILHPGLFARIRVPIGDPSEQLLVPERALGADQRGRFLLAVKDDNTVEYKPVRTGVLMDGLRVIREGISEKDRIVVNGVQRARPGIEVTPKTEGAEAETGEKSPNASE; from the coding sequence ATGACCCGGAAGACCCCAAATCTCTCTTTTTTTCCACTCCCACACCCCCTGATTGTCTGCTTCGGGATATTTCTGCTTATCCTTGCCGGGTGTAACCCCCAAAAAAACACCTATGCCCCGCCGCCGCCACCCGAAGTGACCGTCAGCACCCCGGTAAAAAAGGCCGTCACCCGCTATATGGAATTTACGGGAACGACCGAGGCGGTCGAATCAGTCGAAATCCGGGCGCGGGTGGAAGGCTACCTGGAAAGCATCAATTTCACGCCCAGCACAAAGATCAGCAAAGGCGATCTGCTCTTTGTCATCGACCCCCGCCCCTATCAGGCCAAACTCGATCAGGCCAAAGCCGATCTCGCCATTCGCCATGCCAATCTCAAGCTGGCCGACGCCACCCTGAAGCGTCTGGAACAGGCCTACAAGACGCGGGCCGTCAGCCAGATCGAGGTGCTTGAGGCCCAGGCCAAGCGGGACACGGCCAAGGCAGGCATCCAGGCGGCCGAAGCCGCAGTGGAGTCGGCAGAGCTGGATCTTGCCTACACCCGAATCCACGCGCCCATCAGCGGACGGATCGGAAGAAACCTGGTGGACGTGGGCAACCTGGTGGGCGCGGCAGGGGACAAAACCCTGCTGGCGACCATCGTCAATGACGACCCCGTCTATGCCTATTTTTACGTCAATGAACGGCTGCTGCTGGAGGCAGAGGAGGCAGAGCGCAAACAGAGAAAAGACGACCATAAGCGGGGCAAAGTCCCGGCATTTCTCGGTCTGGCCCATGAAGACGGCTTTCCCCACGAAGGCCAGCTCGATTACATTGACAACCGTGTCGACCCGGATACGGGAACGGTACAGACCCGGGGCGTTTTTCCCAACCCGGAACGCATCCTCCACCCCGGACTGTTTGCCCGCATCCGTGTGCCGATCGGCGATCCCAGCGAACAACTTCTGGTGCCGGAGCGGGCCCTGGGAGCAGATCAGCGGGGACGCTTTCTGCTGGCTGTCAAAGACGACAACACCGTGGAATACAAGCCGGTCAGAACAGGAGTGCTGATGGACGGTCTGCGCGTGATCCGCGAAGGCATTTCGGAAAAAGACCGGATTGTCGTCAACGGCGTCCAGCGGGCGCGTCCCGGCATTGAGGTAACGCCGAAAACCGAGGGGGCCGAAGCGGAAACCGGGGAAAAATCCCCGAACGCATCCGAATAA
- a CDS encoding aminotransferase class I/II-fold pyridoxal phosphate-dependent enzyme encodes MKIPPFELERYFAKYEFNAPQLLCCSDCESLSVRDLLDMEPGAADALQSLWLGYTESPGHPELRDQIARLYTETRAEHILVHTGAEEAIFNFMNAVLEPDDHIIVQSPCYQSLSEVARSIGCDVTLWQAREANNWRPDPEFLRKNIRKNTRAVIVNCPHNPTGYLMAEPEFRELVRLSRQHGFLIFSDEVYRFLEYDENDRLPALCDIDERGVSLGVMSKSFGLAGLRVGWIATRNRELFKKMAAIKDYTTICNSAPGEFLATVALKHRKALVHRNLGIIGENLGILNAFFTRHEAHFRWRAPKAGPIAFPSLKGDADANIFCHQLREKAGVLLLPGSLYGDFTSNFRVGFGRINLPECVEKLDEYLGQTRKKRI; translated from the coding sequence ATGAAAATCCCCCCCTTTGAACTGGAACGCTATTTTGCAAAGTACGAGTTTAACGCGCCGCAGCTGCTCTGCTGCTCCGACTGCGAATCCCTCTCAGTTCGGGATCTGCTGGATATGGAGCCGGGCGCTGCCGATGCGCTTCAGTCGCTCTGGCTCGGCTACACCGAATCTCCGGGCCACCCCGAACTGCGGGATCAGATCGCCCGGCTTTACACCGAAACCCGTGCGGAGCATATCCTGGTTCACACCGGGGCCGAAGAGGCGATCTTCAACTTTATGAACGCGGTACTCGAACCGGACGACCATATCATCGTTCAATCCCCCTGCTACCAGTCCCTGTCTGAAGTCGCCCGGTCCATCGGATGTGACGTGACCCTGTGGCAGGCCCGTGAGGCGAACAACTGGCGGCCCGACCCGGAATTCCTCAGAAAAAATATCCGCAAAAACACCCGTGCGGTGATCGTCAACTGTCCGCACAACCCCACCGGCTACCTGATGGCCGAACCGGAATTCCGGGAACTGGTCCGCCTCTCCCGGCAGCACGGATTTCTGATCTTTTCGGATGAGGTATACCGGTTTCTGGAATACGACGAAAACGACCGGCTGCCGGCCCTGTGCGATATAGACGAACGCGGCGTCTCCCTGGGGGTGATGTCCAAAAGCTTCGGGCTGGCCGGGCTTCGGGTCGGCTGGATCGCCACCCGAAACCGTGAACTCTTTAAAAAAATGGCCGCCATCAAGGATTACACCACCATCTGCAACAGCGCGCCCGGCGAATTTCTCGCCACCGTGGCCCTGAAACACCGGAAAGCGCTTGTGCATCGGAACCTGGGGATTATCGGGGAAAATCTCGGCATCCTGAACGCCTTTTTCACCCGACATGAAGCGCACTTCCGATGGCGCGCCCCAAAGGCCGGTCCCATCGCCTTTCCATCGCTGAAAGGCGATGCGGACGCGAATATTTTCTGCCACCAACTGCGGGAAAAAGCAGGCGTACTCCTGCTGCCCGGATCGCTTTACGGCGATTTCACCAGCAACTTCAGGGTCGGATTCGGGCGGATCAATCTTCCGGAATGTGTTGAAAAGCTGGACGAATACCTTGGACAGACGCGAAAAAAGCGTATATAA
- a CDS encoding nuclease-related domain-containing protein, with amino-acid sequence MLSSFKGWIGEKKVQFGIWFKLDKKTYKRFHNLVVDAQNGTTQIDHIVLSRFGIFVIETKNYNGWIYGNEKQKTWTQVFYRKKYKFQNPLHQNYRHTKALSSLLKINHRLIHSIVFFTGNAKLKTEMPSNVISAGLSKYIKTFDQITFSDSDLSALEQSLNKLKSISVSNKEHVRNLKKRYSDNKICPKCGSALVQRVAKSGPFAGNEFLGCSGYPKCKYIRNNGKS; translated from the coding sequence ATGTTAAGTTCTTTCAAAGGATGGATAGGAGAAAAAAAGGTTCAGTTCGGCATATGGTTTAAACTTGATAAAAAAACATATAAACGGTTTCACAACCTTGTCGTTGATGCCCAAAACGGGACGACACAGATTGATCACATCGTCCTTTCCAGGTTCGGTATATTCGTTATTGAAACAAAGAACTACAATGGCTGGATATATGGAAACGAAAAACAGAAGACATGGACTCAGGTTTTTTACAGGAAAAAATATAAATTTCAAAATCCGCTGCATCAGAATTATCGGCATACAAAAGCATTGAGCAGTTTGCTGAAAATCAATCATCGTCTGATTCATTCCATTGTATTTTTCACAGGGAACGCAAAGCTTAAAACCGAAATGCCCTCTAACGTGATTTCAGCAGGGCTTTCAAAATACATAAAAACTTTTGATCAGATCACATTTTCAGATTCTGATCTTTCTGCTTTGGAACAAAGCCTTAATAAGCTGAAAAGCATATCGGTATCCAACAAAGAGCATGTCCGCAACCTTAAGAAACGGTATTCAGACAATAAGATTTGCCCCAAATGTGGTTCCGCCCTTGTACAAAGAGTGGCAAAGAGCGGACCTTTTGCGGGTAACGAATTTTTAGGATGTTCAGGCTATCCGAAGTGCAAGTATATCAGAAACAACGGAAAAAGCTGA
- a CDS encoding nucleoside phosphorylase: protein MIPGNDAVINPSKGKKAPAPGPLAVMVSSQGDVNALCNLMSLNGRPAAHLMMSQVRMPADPESRFSLTGPVVSAPYAVMLLETLVAWGAREIIFFGWCGSLSPHVRIGDIVLPTGAIIDEGTSPGYDGQHLGTALPSGEMNNRIRTALKNHDLSFHEGAIWSTDAIYRETREKVKYFQARNAVGVEMELSALFTAGKFRNVRVGAVLVVSDELATLTWQPGFKDKRFRNSRSAVAEVIKELCQTVP from the coding sequence ATGATACCCGGAAATGACGCTGTCATTAACCCGTCAAAAGGCAAAAAGGCCCCGGCTCCGGGGCCGCTTGCCGTCATGGTGAGCAGCCAGGGGGATGTCAACGCCCTCTGCAACCTGATGAGCCTGAACGGCAGGCCTGCGGCCCACCTGATGATGAGCCAGGTACGCATGCCCGCTGATCCGGAATCCCGTTTTTCCCTGACCGGGCCTGTGGTCAGCGCGCCCTATGCGGTTATGCTTCTGGAAACACTTGTGGCATGGGGCGCACGGGAAATCATCTTCTTCGGGTGGTGCGGCTCCCTGTCGCCCCATGTGCGGATCGGGGACATTGTTCTGCCGACGGGGGCCATTATCGACGAGGGAACCTCACCCGGTTACGACGGTCAGCACCTGGGCACCGCCCTGCCGTCCGGGGAGATGAACAACAGGATCAGAACGGCCCTGAAAAACCACGACCTCTCGTTTCATGAGGGGGCCATCTGGTCCACGGATGCCATCTACCGGGAGACCCGTGAAAAGGTGAAATATTTCCAGGCCCGCAATGCCGTGGGCGTGGAGATGGAACTTTCCGCCCTCTTTACCGCGGGAAAATTCCGAAACGTCCGGGTGGGCGCGGTCCTGGTGGTTTCCGATGAGCTGGCGACCCTTACGTGGCAGCCGGGCTTTAAAGACAAACGATTCAGAAACAGCCGCTCAGCAGTAGCGGAGGTGATAAAAGAACTATGTCAGACGGTTCCGTAA
- the ligA gene encoding NAD-dependent DNA ligase LigA: protein MSDGSVTPDLDPAIVAKTETLRKALHHHNYRYYVLDDPEISDAEYDRMMRELMALEEAHPELDSPDSPTRRVGAPPLSEFPKVQHTIPMLSLDNAFNDGDITDFDRRVRKLLETGDAIRYTAEPKLDGLAVELVYEKGRLVMASTRGDGVTGEVITDNVRTIRSVPLVLQPEGKQIMPSLLEVRGEVFISHEGFRRLNAERLEMEMPPFANPRNAAAGSLRQLDSRVTAKRPLEIFAYGLGSVADLAFDSHWEMLRTLKTLGFRVNPIIKAGLTVSGVVAYYEELSNMRHALPYDIDGMVVKVDSLELQRKLGAKSRSPRWAIAYKFAAVQETTRILDIDVQVGRTGALTPVARLEPVSVGGATVSNATLHNEDEIRRKDVRIGDTVLIQRAGDVIPEVVKVIESVRTGGEKVFEMPSECPVCGAEVERNEGEAVSRCINISCPAQIRGRIRHFAAKGAFDIDGLGIRLVEQLVDKGLLKSYADLFHLDAPTLEALERMGARSAKNLVAAIEKSKKISLARFVYALGIRHVGESIAGILADRFQSLEKLVEATTVEELEAVEGIGSEIARSFRHFFDQPENRKTLERLLQSGVELQFKDSGQKAELAGKTFVLTGTLEGMSRSEAKKRIEAAGGKVTGSVSQKTDYVVAGEKAGSKLDKAQKLNIEILDEDAFKRMMTNL, encoded by the coding sequence ATGTCAGACGGTTCCGTAACACCGGACCTTGATCCGGCAATTGTTGCAAAAACCGAAACGCTGAGAAAAGCGCTTCATCATCACAACTACCGGTATTATGTGCTGGATGACCCGGAAATCTCGGATGCCGAATATGACCGGATGATGCGGGAACTGATGGCCTTGGAAGAAGCCCATCCAGAACTTGACAGCCCGGATTCCCCCACAAGGCGGGTCGGGGCCCCGCCCCTATCCGAGTTTCCCAAGGTCCAGCACACCATCCCCATGCTGAGTCTGGACAATGCCTTCAACGACGGGGACATCACGGATTTTGACAGACGGGTCAGAAAGCTGCTGGAAACCGGGGATGCCATCCGTTACACAGCCGAGCCCAAGCTGGACGGTCTTGCTGTGGAGCTGGTCTATGAAAAAGGCCGACTGGTGATGGCCTCCACCCGCGGCGACGGGGTAACGGGCGAGGTTATCACCGACAACGTCCGCACCATCCGCTCCGTGCCCCTGGTGCTTCAGCCGGAAGGAAAACAGATTATGCCCTCGCTCCTGGAAGTCCGGGGGGAGGTTTTCATCAGCCATGAGGGGTTCAGACGCCTCAACGCCGAACGCTTGGAAATGGAGATGCCGCCCTTTGCCAATCCCCGGAATGCGGCTGCCGGGTCTCTGCGTCAGTTGGATTCCAGGGTCACAGCCAAACGGCCTCTGGAGATATTTGCATACGGCCTGGGCAGTGTGGCAGATCTGGCATTTGATTCCCACTGGGAGATGCTCCGAACTCTGAAAACGCTGGGATTCCGGGTCAACCCGATCATAAAAGCGGGGCTGACCGTCTCCGGGGTTGTCGCGTATTACGAAGAACTCAGCAATATGCGCCACGCCCTGCCCTATGATATTGACGGCATGGTGGTCAAGGTGGACAGTCTGGAGCTTCAGCGGAAACTGGGAGCAAAGTCGAGAAGCCCCCGGTGGGCGATTGCCTATAAATTTGCCGCCGTGCAGGAGACCACCCGGATTCTGGACATTGACGTGCAAGTGGGCCGGACCGGCGCACTGACGCCCGTGGCCCGGCTGGAGCCGGTCAGTGTGGGCGGGGCCACCGTCAGCAATGCCACCCTGCACAACGAGGATGAAATCCGGCGGAAGGATGTCCGAATCGGCGACACGGTCCTGATCCAGCGGGCCGGTGACGTAATCCCGGAAGTGGTAAAGGTGATCGAGTCTGTGCGGACCGGCGGAGAGAAGGTCTTTGAGATGCCCTCGGAATGCCCGGTCTGCGGCGCCGAAGTGGAGCGGAATGAGGGCGAAGCCGTCTCCCGGTGCATTAACATCAGTTGCCCGGCCCAGATCAGGGGACGCATCCGCCACTTTGCTGCCAAAGGCGCTTTTGATATCGACGGACTGGGCATCAGACTGGTGGAGCAACTGGTGGACAAAGGACTGTTAAAAAGCTACGCTGACCTTTTTCACTTGGATGCACCGACCCTTGAGGCTTTGGAACGGATGGGGGCCAGGTCTGCAAAAAATCTGGTTGCGGCCATTGAAAAAAGCAAAAAAATTTCCCTGGCCCGTTTTGTATATGCCCTGGGTATCCGTCATGTGGGCGAAAGCATCGCCGGAATCCTGGCAGACCGCTTTCAGAGCCTGGAAAAGCTGGTTGAAGCGACGACGGTTGAAGAACTTGAGGCGGTTGAGGGCATCGGCAGCGAGATCGCCCGGAGTTTCCGCCACTTCTTTGATCAGCCGGAGAACCGGAAGACGCTGGAGCGCCTTCTGCAAAGCGGGGTGGAACTGCAATTCAAAGACTCCGGGCAGAAAGCGGAACTGGCCGGAAAGACATTTGTGCTTACCGGCACGCTGGAAGGCATGAGCCGAAGCGAGGCTAAAAAGCGGATTGAGGCGGCAGGCGGCAAAGTGACCGGATCGGTCAGCCAAAAGACCGATTATGTGGTTGCAGGTGAAAAGGCCGGTTCAAAACTGGATAAAGCACAAAAGCTCAATATTGAGATTTTGGATGAAGACGCATTTAAGAGGATGATGACAAATTTATAG
- a CDS encoding DUF4114 domain-containing protein — translation MKDLAKILALTIACVFFVSGSAMAITLYDVLDYDEVNNVNHPEYAETSKYTDTGAEAASLTDTDASQDDSTAFLFLEAAGFAVDNTFGIYGYTETSGVVTVTNTLEVFAGSDSPLISTTLEFNNGTVTNNATGTTASIGNTFGFYITTPENNGYTYYSHTSLNTADNYDHALIFDTRDNTVGSLLGADIVVAFEDLYGGGDKDYNDMVVGFSDVKPTPEPATMALLGLGLVGLAALKRRKSA, via the coding sequence ATGAAAGATTTAGCAAAAATTTTGGCCCTTACAATCGCGTGTGTATTTTTTGTTTCCGGAAGTGCAATGGCAATCACATTGTATGATGTGCTGGATTATGATGAGGTGAATAATGTGAATCATCCGGAGTATGCTGAGACTTCAAAATACACAGATACAGGTGCGGAAGCTGCCTCTCTTACTGATACAGATGCTTCGCAAGATGATTCCACTGCATTTCTTTTTCTGGAAGCTGCCGGATTTGCTGTCGATAACACTTTCGGAATTTATGGTTATACAGAGACAAGCGGTGTCGTGACCGTCACCAATACGTTAGAAGTGTTTGCCGGATCAGATTCTCCGCTGATAAGTACAACTCTTGAGTTTAACAATGGTACTGTTACGAATAACGCGACGGGTACTACTGCCAGCATTGGAAATACATTCGGTTTTTACATCACAACACCGGAGAATAACGGATATACCTACTACTCACACACATCTTTGAATACAGCAGATAATTATGATCATGCTCTGATATTTGATACGAGAGACAATACTGTGGGCAGCCTTCTGGGCGCTGACATCGTTGTTGCTTTTGAAGATTTGTATGGCGGCGGAGACAAAGATTATAACGATATGGTTGTCGGATTTAGTGATGTAAAACCGACTCCCGAACCGGCTACGATGGCACTGCTGGGTCTTGGTCTGGTGGGGCTGGCTGCTCTGAAACGGAGAAAGAGCGCTTAA